In the Clostridium beijerinckii genome, one interval contains:
- a CDS encoding pyridoxamine 5'-phosphate oxidase family protein: protein MNEVLEFLLNNPTFYIATMDGDQPRVRPFGAVMKYNDKLYFATNNTKSVFEQLVANPKVEISTTSPECEWIRLTGKAVFDSSTEVKSAMLESVPSLKKMYSF, encoded by the coding sequence ATGAATGAAGTATTAGAATTTTTACTTAACAACCCTACCTTCTATATTGCAACTATGGATGGTGATCAACCAAGAGTACGACCTTTTGGTGCAGTAATGAAATATAATGACAAATTATATTTTGCAACAAATAACACTAAATCTGTTTTTGAACAGTTAGTTGCAAATCCTAAGGTTGAAATATCCACGACTTCTCCTGAATGTGAATGGATTCGTTTAACTGGAAAAGCAGTTTTTGATTCCAGTACAGAAGTAAAATCAGCTATGTTAGAATCAGTTCCATCCTTGAAAAAAATGTATAGCTTTTAA
- a CDS encoding metal-dependent transcriptional regulator: MEKNFHTARGYENINLTRKLLTPSMEDYLEMIYRCSMEEKVVRLNKIAQMLNVRDSSASRMMKKFGELSLIKYERYGVIILTEEGINIGKYLLERHNIVKKFLEYLECKRDILEETELIEHIISSETINNIDMLNMFFAENIDVLERYRNFKKRNKE; this comes from the coding sequence ATGGAAAAGAATTTTCATACTGCAAGAGGATATGAAAATATAAATTTGACAAGAAAATTGCTTACTCCTTCAATGGAAGATTATTTAGAAATGATCTATAGATGCAGCATGGAAGAAAAAGTAGTTAGGCTAAACAAAATAGCACAAATGCTGAATGTTCGCGATTCATCAGCATCTAGAATGATGAAAAAGTTTGGAGAATTATCTCTTATAAAATATGAAAGGTACGGAGTAATAATTCTTACTGAGGAAGGAATAAATATAGGTAAGTATTTGCTTGAAAGGCATAATATAGTAAAGAAGTTTTTGGAATATTTAGAGTGTAAACGGGATATTTTAGAAGAAACAGAATTGATTGAGCATATTATTAGCAGCGAAACTATTAATAATATAGATATGCTAAATATGTTCTTTGCTGAGAACATAGACGTGTTAGAAAGGTATAGAAATTTTAAAAAGAGAAATAAAGAATAG
- a CDS encoding sensor histidine kinase: MKTIKTKLFCIFMILMISLILGGIILNSVFLESYYIYKNKGVLVSVSQKIKDEYMEAEKDNYQYADTIQSIDNINTIIVDKNYDIKYNSIHPKSNDEEKRLSKEIKQTIMENEKRLSKKYVYYIDEKNNDQRTKLVFVSQIENGDFIILKKSFKSIHESVVIANQFYILAGFIVMLIGAIFIIIFSNKITKPIIEMSKIAENISNLKFDKVVNIDSKDEIGRLGNSINKISDKLNKSIDELKQDVERKKELVRNMSHELKTPIGIIKGYAEGLKFGVANDRETMDKYCSILVEECDRMDSLVKELLHYSMMEGGMIKLNIVSFNVNEFLGKIVERFKPAIDEKNITFTLECVNDCEIHADRDLLEKAINNFITNAIDHVKGRRIINIIGKKEENKIKIGVFNTGDTICEEEMDKLWDVCYKVDRSRTRKYGGHGIGLSLVRLIAQLHGGITKVKNVEEGVTFYLEIPE, translated from the coding sequence ATGAAAACAATTAAGACAAAATTATTCTGTATATTTATGATTCTCATGATTTCACTAATTTTAGGTGGGATAATTTTGAATTCAGTTTTCCTAGAATCATATTATATTTATAAAAATAAAGGAGTCTTAGTGTCAGTAAGTCAGAAGATTAAGGATGAATATATGGAAGCAGAAAAAGATAATTATCAATATGCAGACACAATACAAAGTATTGATAACATTAATACAATAATTGTTGATAAAAATTATGATATAAAATACAATTCTATTCATCCAAAATCAAATGATGAAGAAAAACGTCTATCCAAGGAGATTAAACAAACTATTATGGAAAATGAAAAAAGACTTTCTAAAAAGTATGTTTACTATATTGATGAGAAAAATAATGATCAAAGGACAAAATTAGTATTTGTTTCACAAATTGAGAATGGAGATTTTATTATTCTAAAGAAGTCTTTTAAGAGTATTCATGAGAGCGTAGTAATTGCAAATCAATTTTATATATTGGCAGGATTTATAGTAATGCTTATTGGTGCTATATTTATTATTATTTTCTCTAATAAAATAACAAAGCCAATTATAGAAATGAGTAAAATTGCTGAAAATATATCTAATCTTAAATTTGACAAGGTTGTTAATATAGATTCGAAAGATGAAATAGGAAGACTAGGAAATAGTATAAATAAGATTTCTGACAAGCTTAACAAAAGTATAGATGAGCTTAAACAAGATGTGGAACGTAAGAAAGAACTTGTAAGGAATATGTCTCACGAATTAAAGACACCAATTGGTATAATTAAAGGGTATGCGGAAGGGCTCAAATTTGGAGTGGCCAATGATAGGGAAACAATGGATAAATATTGTTCTATATTAGTCGAAGAATGCGATAGAATGGATAGCTTGGTTAAAGAACTTTTACATTATTCTATGATGGAAGGTGGAATGATTAAATTAAATATTGTATCATTTAATGTTAATGAATTTCTAGGCAAAATTGTAGAACGATTTAAACCAGCAATTGATGAAAAAAATATTACGTTTACCTTGGAGTGTGTGAATGATTGTGAGATACATGCTGATAGAGACTTGCTTGAGAAGGCTATAAATAATTTCATTACGAATGCCATCGACCATGTGAAGGGCAGAAGAATTATTAATATAATAGGCAAGAAAGAAGAAAATAAAATAAAGATAGGTGTTTTCAATACTGGTGATACTATATGTGAGGAAGAAATGGATAAACTTTGGGATGTATGCTATAAAGTGGACAGATCGAGAACGAGAAAGTATGGAGGTCATGGGATAGGCTTGTCATTAGTGAGATTGATTGCACAACTTCATGGGGGAATTACTAAAGTGAAAAATGTGGAAGAAGGGGTGACTTTCTATTTGGAAATACCTGAATAG
- a CDS encoding flavin monoamine oxidase family protein, which yields MPREINFIQPDNPTDEERHEMLRITLEQANRIEDFNNIVELLSPPQDITTILPPGSCSGIKVGIIGGGIAGLASAFELRKLGFDITIFETEEKRIGGRVYTYYFDEEKRLYGEFGAMRTPVGHETTWHYINTFGIKTRPFIQNNKNALFYIRHKRARNDPQGKSVMENIYPEFNLTERERNTPWQKIIGDALSSNLLKIPPSIRKELLEVKENYSDIIKYVGSLGIREVLEKMGVSEGAIELISGVAPFLGSFYYNSYSENLIEEYTVDYAYRYEIVGGAVNLPLAFYDSLMSKKPKEYNNIRDEELGKVSWESGKTVKSIYKINDIEDKVVLEYADEKLSKLYSQTFDFVVCAIPFSSLRDVNVFPMFSNEKMQSIREVFYTSSQKTLFMCNERFWEKGNDNEKIVGGGSNTDLPIQTIWYPSHSISTSYGGVTKNKMNVSVGRKRSAKDNQGVLIASYNLGLDGIRVGSLDDNARFELIKRQVEDVQGLPRGYLDYIVEDHKTVDWDREKGFYGAFCYFMPQQQKLFSNAMVKPEYNNRVYFAGEHVSLTHGWIEGSVSTAMKAANKLAEYCKSM from the coding sequence TTGCCTAGAGAAATAAATTTTATTCAACCAGATAATCCAACTGATGAAGAAAGGCATGAAATGTTAAGGATAACTTTAGAGCAAGCGAATCGTATTGAAGATTTTAATAATATAGTTGAATTATTAAGTCCACCGCAAGATATTACAACAATTTTACCGCCTGGAAGTTGCTCAGGCATTAAGGTTGGGATAATAGGAGGAGGTATTGCAGGTTTAGCCTCAGCCTTTGAACTTAGAAAACTAGGTTTTGATATTACTATTTTTGAAACAGAAGAGAAGCGAATTGGAGGTCGGGTCTATACCTATTATTTTGATGAGGAGAAAAGACTTTATGGTGAATTTGGTGCTATGCGTACACCAGTAGGTCATGAAACAACATGGCATTATATTAATACTTTTGGTATAAAAACAAGGCCATTTATTCAAAATAATAAAAATGCATTATTTTATATAAGACATAAACGTGCGAGGAATGATCCTCAAGGTAAAAGTGTAATGGAAAATATATACCCGGAATTTAACTTGACTGAGAGGGAACGAAATACTCCATGGCAGAAAATAATTGGAGATGCATTGTCAAGTAATTTATTAAAAATACCTCCCTCCATAAGAAAGGAATTATTAGAGGTAAAAGAAAATTATTCAGATATAATTAAATATGTTGGTAGTCTTGGAATAAGGGAAGTACTTGAAAAGATGGGTGTAAGTGAAGGAGCAATAGAGCTGATTTCTGGAGTTGCACCTTTTCTAGGTTCATTTTATTATAATAGTTATTCTGAAAATTTAATTGAGGAATATACTGTAGATTATGCATATAGGTACGAAATTGTTGGTGGAGCAGTAAATCTACCACTAGCTTTTTATGATTCGTTAATGTCTAAAAAACCAAAAGAATATAATAATATTAGAGATGAAGAATTGGGAAAAGTATCTTGGGAAAGTGGAAAGACAGTAAAAAGCATATATAAAATTAATGATATAGAGGATAAAGTAGTGTTAGAATATGCGGATGAGAAGTTATCTAAGCTTTATAGTCAAACTTTCGATTTCGTTGTTTGTGCAATACCTTTTTCAAGCCTTAGAGATGTGAATGTATTTCCTATGTTTAGCAATGAAAAAATGCAGTCAATAAGAGAAGTTTTTTATACATCATCTCAAAAAACTCTTTTTATGTGTAATGAACGTTTTTGGGAAAAAGGAAATGATAATGAGAAGATAGTTGGCGGAGGATCTAATACTGATTTGCCAATTCAAACCATATGGTATCCTAGTCATAGTATTAGTACTAGTTATGGTGGAGTAACAAAAAATAAGATGAATGTTTCTGTTGGAAGAAAAAGAAGTGCTAAGGATAATCAAGGAGTTCTGATAGCGTCATATAATTTAGGGTTAGACGGAATACGCGTAGGAAGCTTAGATGATAATGCACGATTTGAATTGATTAAAAGGCAAGTTGAGGATGTCCAGGGTCTTCCACGAGGATATCTTGATTATATAGTTGAAGATCATAAAACTGTTGACTGGGATAGGGAAAAAGGATTTTATGGAGCATTTTGCTACTTTATGCCTCAGCAGCAAAAACTTTTTTCTAATGCGATGGTAAAACCAGAATATAATAATAGAGTATATTTTGCAGGAGAACATGTTTCTTTGACGCATGGATGGATAGAAGGTTCTGTAAGTACTGCAATGAAAGCTGCAAATAAATTAGCAGAGTACTGTAAAAGTATGTGA
- a CDS encoding L,D-transpeptidase family protein: protein MEMQKNKHKKLLIGIIVSCFTLLAIYLGLAIYFMNHFYFGSTVNCINVSGKTVHEVDEEMPNEITNYTLKLKERGNNEEQVKGNEINLKYNPDGKVQELKDKQNPFNWLMSLLGTNDSTITNVVTYDDELLKKSIDNLSCFNSNNVNEPQNPSFEYTDDGYKITDEVYGNKIDKMALHDSIVNAILNGKTTLDLDSKDCYEKPQYTSKSQEVINTKDTLNKYVSSKITYNFGDKTEVIDGSIINKWINVNNSLEITLDEPKIKEYLNSILNNYNTVGKTRNFVTSLGATVQVSGGDYGWLINNNDEEKELISSIKEGQSVRKEPKYTQSAMSPGSNDIGNTYVEVNMSKQHVWFYKNGSLIVEGDVVTGNVGNNTSTPTGVYSLKYKQRDATLKGQGYSSPVNFWMPFNGGIGIHDASWRSVFGGRIYLTNGSHGCVNSPYYLANTIFNNINEGTPVVCYY from the coding sequence ATGGAAATGCAGAAAAATAAACACAAAAAACTTTTAATAGGCATTATAGTTTCATGTTTTACTTTACTTGCCATATATTTGGGGCTGGCAATCTATTTTATGAACCACTTTTATTTCGGTTCTACGGTTAATTGTATTAATGTTTCGGGTAAGACTGTACACGAAGTAGATGAAGAAATGCCAAACGAAATAACAAATTATACTTTGAAATTAAAGGAAAGAGGAAATAATGAAGAACAAGTTAAAGGAAATGAGATAAATCTTAAGTATAATCCAGATGGAAAAGTTCAGGAACTAAAAGATAAGCAAAATCCATTTAATTGGCTTATGTCATTATTGGGAACCAATGATTCTACGATAACAAATGTAGTTACTTATGATGATGAGTTACTAAAAAAAAGCATTGATAATCTTTCATGTTTTAATAGTAATAACGTAAATGAACCACAAAACCCTAGTTTTGAATATACAGATGATGGATATAAAATTACTGATGAGGTATATGGTAATAAAATTGATAAGATGGCGCTACATGATAGTATTGTGAATGCAATTCTTAATGGGAAAACAACATTAGATTTGGATTCGAAGGATTGTTATGAAAAGCCTCAATATACTTCAAAATCTCAGGAGGTTATTAATACTAAAGATACCCTTAATAAATATGTATCCTCTAAAATAACATATAATTTTGGTGATAAGACCGAAGTAATAGATGGATCTATAATAAACAAATGGATTAACGTAAATAATAGTTTAGAAATTACACTTGATGAACCAAAAATCAAAGAATATCTAAACAGCATATTGAATAATTACAATACAGTTGGTAAGACAAGAAATTTTGTTACATCGCTAGGTGCCACTGTGCAAGTTAGCGGAGGAGATTACGGTTGGTTAATTAATAATAATGATGAGGAAAAAGAATTAATTTCAAGTATAAAAGAGGGACAATCTGTAAGAAAAGAGCCTAAATATACACAATCAGCAATGTCTCCTGGGAGTAATGACATTGGTAATACTTATGTAGAAGTAAATATGAGCAAGCAGCACGTATGGTTTTATAAGAATGGTTCTTTAATAGTAGAGGGAGATGTGGTTACAGGAAATGTAGGCAATAATACGTCAACACCTACTGGGGTATATTCATTAAAATACAAGCAAAGAGATGCTACTTTAAAAGGTCAGGGATATAGCAGCCCAGTTAATTTTTGGATGCCCTTTAATGGAGGAATAGGCATTCATGATGCAAGTTGGAGATCAGTATTTGGAGGAAGAATTTATTTGACAAATGGTTCTCATGGATGCGTAAATTCTCCATATTATCTAGCTAATACTATATTTAATAATATTAATGAGGGAACGCCTGTGGTTTGTTATTATTAA
- a CDS encoding response regulator transcription factor → MDIKILIAEDDNIFRNLVCDIVRKEGYMPIEACDGEEAINMFFNNNDIDLVILDVMMPVYDGWEVLKEIREKSEVPIIMLTALGDEKHEVLGLKKGADDYIGKPFSYEIFVARLNNIVKKVKKKFSDEIAVGNLRIYQRNHKVVIDDEEIKLNPKEYNLLLYLIGNANTVLSREQILDKVWGYNFDGDIRTIDTHIKTLRAKLLEQGDCIKTIRGSGYMFEVEKYENN, encoded by the coding sequence ATGGATATAAAAATTCTTATAGCTGAAGATGACAATATATTTCGCAATTTAGTATGCGATATAGTGAGAAAAGAAGGGTACATGCCAATAGAAGCATGTGATGGGGAAGAAGCTATTAATATGTTTTTTAATAATAATGACATTGATTTGGTCATATTAGATGTAATGATGCCTGTGTATGACGGGTGGGAGGTTCTTAAAGAAATAAGAGAAAAATCTGAAGTGCCAATAATTATGTTGACAGCACTAGGAGATGAAAAACACGAAGTGCTAGGGCTTAAAAAAGGTGCGGATGATTACATTGGAAAACCGTTTAGTTATGAGATATTCGTTGCACGCTTAAACAACATTGTAAAGAAAGTTAAGAAGAAATTCTCAGACGAAATAGCTGTAGGAAACTTAAGGATATATCAAAGAAATCATAAAGTAGTGATCGATGATGAAGAAATTAAATTAAATCCTAAAGAATATAATCTTTTACTATATTTAATTGGAAATGCTAATACAGTTTTAAGCAGAGAGCAGATATTGGATAAGGTATGGGGATATAATTTTGATGGTGATATAAGAACTATAGATACGCATATAAAAACCTTAAGGGCTAAACTTTTAGAACAAGGAGATTGCATAAAAACTATAAGAGGAAGTGGATACATGTTTGAGGTAGAAAAATATGAAAACAATTAA
- a CDS encoding efflux RND transporter periplasmic adaptor subunit, with protein MKKTMLVCLVVALMLSGCGSTNNGNTSNNSKTAETTAEQAKNKYIMAGKIEANDQANIASKISARVSEVLVDVGSKVNAGDTIVKLDTQDLQAQVNQAQAAVDTANATLTNAMNSTRPEQISQAQATLDSANEAYDVAKKNYDRTKALVDAGANTQQQLEAAHQQLTTAESQQKSAQEQLNMLNNGATQTSIDVYKAQVAQAEAALKTAQTTLNNGTLTAPISGVVNAKSINVGEMASPGATLVSISNPDALVVNAYAPLDIAGQLQEGQDVVVKVSEVDNVEFDGKITVINSKLNSQSRNILVKVSLADPNSQLKPGMFAEIGLKE; from the coding sequence ATGAAAAAGACTATGTTAGTTTGTTTAGTTGTAGCACTAATGTTAAGTGGTTGCGGTTCGACTAATAACGGAAATACAAGCAATAATTCAAAAACTGCTGAAACTACTGCAGAGCAAGCTAAAAATAAATACATAATGGCTGGAAAAATAGAAGCAAATGATCAAGCAAATATAGCCTCAAAAATTTCAGCAAGAGTTTCAGAAGTACTAGTTGATGTTGGGTCAAAAGTAAATGCAGGGGATACTATAGTTAAGTTAGATACTCAAGACTTGCAAGCACAAGTGAATCAAGCACAGGCAGCGGTTGATACTGCAAATGCGACGTTAACTAACGCTATGAATTCTACACGTCCAGAACAAATATCTCAAGCTCAAGCAACTTTAGATAGTGCAAATGAAGCTTATGATGTTGCTAAGAAAAACTATGATCGTACTAAAGCTTTAGTTGATGCGGGAGCAAATACTCAGCAGCAACTTGAAGCTGCACATCAACAGCTTACAACTGCAGAGTCACAACAGAAATCTGCACAAGAGCAATTGAATATGCTTAATAATGGAGCAACACAAACAAGTATAGATGTTTATAAAGCTCAAGTGGCACAAGCAGAAGCTGCTTTAAAAACTGCACAAACAACATTAAATAATGGAACTCTTACAGCGCCGATTTCGGGTGTAGTAAATGCTAAAAGTATTAATGTAGGTGAGATGGCATCTCCAGGTGCAACTCTTGTTTCAATATCTAATCCGGATGCTTTAGTGGTAAATGCATATGCACCTTTAGATATTGCAGGTCAGCTTCAAGAAGGACAAGATGTGGTAGTTAAAGTATCAGAAGTAGATAATGTTGAATTTGACGGAAAGATAACTGTAATAAATTCAAAACTAAATTCGCAAAGTAGAAATATTTTGGTTAAAGTTAGTTTAGCAGACCCAAATTCACAATTAAAGCCTGGCATGTTTGCTGAAATTGGATTAAAGGAATAA
- a CDS encoding L,D-transpeptidase family protein, with product MRKRRNKSSNKVMPGVIISLCTLGAIYLGMSLYSINHFHFGTVIDGVNVGGQTVEGAEEKLAAQMQSYALELDERGDVKEQIKASDIGLKYNSDKIKELKKNQSSFAWPSTFFKKNNSEASQIIMYDEEQLNQTLNKLSCVSNKKITQPQNASLNYKDGEYEIVDEVLGNKINKDALHDNVANAILDGKTSIDLDSSNCYENPKYTSKSDEVTAARDTLNKYIGLKITYDSNGKKEVLDGSTIHNWLGVDDNMQVTINEDKVRNYVYKISSIYNTFGSTRDFVTTTKKTVQVSGGNYGWIVDNSKEVKDLIEIIKNGQDVTKEPKYAQNAFVKGTNDIGNTYVEVNLTKQHVWFYKNGALVVDDDVVTGNVSNNTGTPAGTYVLNYKEKNATLKGEDYSSPVDYWMPFNGNIGIHDASWRNGVFGKQIYLTSGSHGCVNSPYNLAKTIFENIEPGTPIVVYTE from the coding sequence ATGAGAAAAAGAAGAAATAAAAGTAGTAACAAGGTTATGCCAGGGGTTATAATTTCTCTCTGTACTTTGGGTGCTATATATTTAGGTATGTCATTATATTCTATTAATCATTTTCACTTTGGAACCGTAATTGATGGGGTTAATGTTGGCGGGCAGACCGTTGAGGGAGCAGAAGAAAAGCTAGCTGCCCAAATGCAATCATATGCATTGGAATTAGACGAAAGAGGAGATGTAAAAGAACAAATTAAAGCTAGTGATATTGGATTAAAATATAATTCTGATAAAATCAAAGAATTAAAGAAGAATCAAAGTTCATTTGCTTGGCCTAGTACATTTTTTAAGAAAAATAATTCTGAAGCATCCCAGATAATTATGTATGATGAAGAACAACTAAACCAAACACTAAATAAGCTTTCTTGTGTTAGTAACAAGAAGATAACCCAACCACAAAATGCTAGCTTAAATTATAAAGATGGAGAATACGAGATAGTAGATGAAGTTTTAGGAAATAAGATAAATAAAGATGCTTTACATGATAATGTAGCTAATGCGATCCTTGATGGGAAAACATCAATAGATTTAGATTCAAGCAATTGTTATGAAAATCCTAAATACACTTCAAAGTCAGATGAAGTAACTGCAGCAAGAGATACACTTAATAAATACATAGGATTAAAAATTACGTATGATTCAAATGGCAAAAAAGAAGTTTTGGATGGATCTACTATACATAACTGGCTTGGAGTAGATGACAATATGCAAGTTACAATCAATGAAGATAAAGTTCGGAATTATGTATATAAAATATCTAGCATTTATAATACTTTTGGTAGCACAAGAGATTTTGTTACAACAACAAAAAAAACAGTACAAGTGAGTGGCGGTAATTATGGATGGATTGTTGATAACTCTAAAGAGGTAAAAGATTTAATAGAAATTATAAAAAATGGACAAGATGTAACAAAAGAACCAAAATATGCACAAAATGCATTTGTAAAAGGAACTAATGATATAGGAAATACTTATGTGGAAGTTAATCTTACTAAGCAGCATGTATGGTTTTACAAAAATGGAGCTCTAGTTGTTGATGATGATGTTGTTACAGGAAATGTAAGCAATAATACAGGTACACCAGCAGGGACATATGTTCTAAATTATAAAGAGAAAAATGCAACATTAAAGGGCGAAGATTATAGTTCACCAGTTGATTATTGGATGCCTTTTAATGGAAATATCGGTATTCATGATGCTAGTTGGAGAAATGGTGTGTTTGGTAAACAGATATATTTAACAAGCGGTTCACATGGATGCGTAAATTCACCTTATAATTTAGCGAAAACAATATTTGAAAACATTGAACCAGGAACTCCAATTGTAGTATATACTGAATAA
- a CDS encoding winged helix-turn-helix transcriptional regulator, protein MIAGKWAIVILHNLSTKTLRFGELQRLLPELKQATLTKQLRSLEEYGLVNRKIFPQVPPKVEYSLTEIGKEFKLVLDSISIWGEKYIDHIKSAEVSES, encoded by the coding sequence ATTATTGCAGGTAAATGGGCAATAGTAATTTTACATAATTTAAGTACAAAAACACTTCGTTTTGGAGAATTGCAAAGATTATTGCCTGAACTAAAGCAAGCTACATTAACAAAACAGCTTCGTAGTTTAGAGGAGTATGGGTTGGTAAATCGTAAGATTTTTCCCCAGGTACCGCCCAAAGTTGAGTATTCATTAACTGAGATAGGAAAAGAATTTAAATTGGTGTTGGATAGCATATCTATTTGGGGAGAAAAATATATCGATCATATAAAATCGGCTGAAGTTTCAGAAAGTTAA